One Fusobacterium ulcerans DNA segment encodes these proteins:
- a CDS encoding vWA domain-containing protein, translating to MNNLEFGNIKYTVYIIVPALILFFMIIGMSKRNRILDILKLKKYNFVQIIKTILMTLGAFMVVIALLSPQELLNEDTVEVKGLNIYALIDTSRSMMTEDVYPNRLEAAKRTLENLLQGLKGDRIGFIPFSDSAYIQMPLTDDYSIGKNYINALDTNLISGGGTELYQALELAEKSFKEINSDNKTIIVLSDGGDFDDKSLKFVKDNKMNVFSIGIGTDEGTIIPEYVNGKKVGFIKDQKGSAVISKLNSDFLKKLSSESNGKYYEVNNLKDDTSNFFRDTANLERKNQRNESMKVYKKYFQIPLGIGILLILLGYFIKGGAKDEK from the coding sequence GTGAATAACTTGGAATTTGGAAATATAAAGTACACAGTATATATAATAGTTCCTGCTCTCATCCTCTTCTTTATGATAATTGGTATGAGTAAAAGAAACAGGATACTTGATATACTTAAACTAAAAAAATATAATTTTGTACAGATAATTAAAACTATCCTTATGACTTTAGGTGCATTTATGGTAGTTATAGCTCTCCTTTCTCCTCAAGAACTTCTGAATGAAGATACTGTTGAGGTAAAAGGATTGAATATATACGCCCTTATTGATACTTCTAGGTCTATGATGACAGAGGATGTTTATCCTAACAGGCTGGAGGCAGCAAAGAGAACTCTGGAAAATCTTCTTCAAGGTTTGAAAGGGGACAGAATTGGATTTATTCCTTTTTCTGACAGTGCATATATACAGATGCCTCTTACTGATGATTATTCCATTGGTAAAAACTACATCAATGCTCTGGACACTAATTTGATCTCTGGAGGAGGGACAGAACTTTATCAGGCTCTGGAACTTGCAGAGAAATCATTTAAAGAAATCAATAGTGACAACAAAACTATTATTGTCCTATCAGATGGGGGAGATTTTGATGATAAGTCTCTGAAATTTGTAAAAGATAATAAGATGAATGTTTTTTCAATAGGTATTGGTACTGATGAAGGAACTATAATTCCAGAATATGTCAATGGAAAAAAAGTCGGTTTCATAAAAGACCAAAAAGGATCAGCTGTTATAAGCAAACTTAATTCTGATTTCTTAAAAAAACTTTCTTCAGAAAGTAATGGAAAATACTATGAAGTAAATAATCTGAAGGATGATACATCTAATTTCTTTAGAGATACTGCTAATCTGGAAAGAAAAAATCAAAGAAATGAAAGCATGAAAGTGTATAAAAAATACTTTCAAATACCTTTAGGTATTGGAATACTTCTTATTCTTCTTGGTTATTTCATAAAAGGAGGGGCAAAAGATGAAAAATAG